Proteins encoded by one window of Eremothecium cymbalariae DBVPG#7215 chromosome 1, complete sequence:
- a CDS encoding uncharacterized protein (similar to Ashbya gossypii AFR310C), whose protein sequence is MSSIFKKNKQPDPFKELLDNEEDKHGTTELFVKKVTNHRKASEDDGTQGNVEGGGEYVSPFRDDKAVAEAERIRDLKFPTTGHHSTVRVKDNVKRKAQDIAEPRSFGTTDLKQQKQLDELGMKENQLEYLRNSQKIVDVRKSSVGKGSEVGSVGEEATSALSGEGAMPVSAASDGKSFASDMKADKKSDVKSDVKSDIRSAGNLEEGSAVGQDTRELASGTALDERSEISEAPTKVSGLKSAVSDGGQTASSVAGEAGGASVAEVKSGVSEGKAGVVNAGNAAAVASDVPPTKQKGHRGPFKFSKKGIFALWKRSEKPEKLNATPEDPEFIVLTEKGYMSKNIYDRLEYEEELHQEKLASLDQNSAAKYEDTARAYEEKLASLNNEIAEVHAAMDQLKSQTENEMKAIEASLSQNLMDIQAKHDEQKETLLKEAENEKNAKITEKNTINEKLTQVEPELEALKRLELERKVELQQYQSEVQALTAELDARLGELQNVSDEQTEVNLSMAALEERRVQIEKDISESNAVVANNKELLQNLENHPSIAALDNQVSEVTRTVSAVEQEHAAQKDELTELSTKKEPTLSAVNPPKMVEEIDVQEISELPDDVIVPEELDRLLHSSKQKPLGNPFTSHDGDSLDFTHVPASAKADNGEVKISLDPNAESKKPVNLSSLSSRPRNPPSIATTSPGTAKGNSEYEYETIEEVVIVEGDGTRSDSSRLIAVPLEQ, encoded by the coding sequence ATGTCGTCGATTTTCAAGAAGAATAAGCAGCCAGACCCATTCAAGGAGCTGTTGGATAATGAGGAAGATAAGCATGGCACAACGGAGTTGTTTGTGAAGAAGGTTACAAATCATCGTAAGGCGTCAGAGGATGATGGAACGCAAGGGAATGTGGAAGGGGGAGGAGAATATGTGTCACCATTTCGAGATGATAAGGCTGTTGCAGAGGCAGAGCGGATTCGGGACTTGAAATTTCCGACAACAGGGCATCATAGTACTGTTAGAGTTAAAGATAATGTTAAGAGAAAGGCTCAGGATATTGCGGAGCCTAGGTCTTTTGGGACTACTGATTtaaagcagcagaagcagtTGGATGAGTTGGGGATGAAAGAGAATCAGTTGGAGTATTTGCGGAACTCTCAGAAGATTGTGGATGTTAGGAAGTCATCCGTGGGGAAGGGTTCTGAGGTTGGTTCTGTTGGTGAAGAGGCAACTTCAGCTTTGTCAGGTGAAGGTGCGATGCCTGTATCTGCTGCTAGTGACGGCAAGTCTTTTGCTTCGGATATGAAGGCTGACAAGAAGTCTGACGTAAAGTCTGATGTCAAGTCCGACATCAGGTCAGCGGGAAATTTGGAAGAGGGGTCCGCTGTCGGTCAAGACACACGTGAGTTAGCTTCTGGGACAGCTCTGGATGAAAGGTCAGAAATCTCCGAAGCACCAACCAAAGTTTCCGGGTTGAAGTCTGCGGTGAGTGATGGTGGCCAAACTGCGTCAAGCGTTGCAGGAGAGGCAGGCGGAGCTTCCGTTGCAGAGGTCAAATCTGGCGTGAGTGAAGGCAAGGCTGGTGTAGTTAATGCTGGCAACGCTGCTGCAGTTGCGTCAGACGTTCCCCCAACAAAGCAGAAAGGCCACCGTGGCCCTTTTaagttttccaaaaagGGGATTTTTGCTCTTTGGAAGCGTAGCGAGAAGCCTGAAAAGCTCAACGCTACACCTGAAGATCCGGAATTCATCGTTTTAACTGAAAAGGGTTATATGTCTAAGAACATATATGACAGATTGGAATATGAGGAAGAATTACACCAAGAAAAATTGGCTTCTTTGGATCAGAATTCGGCTGCCAAATATGAGGATACTGCAAGGGCTTATGAAGAAAAGCTTGCTTCATTGAATAATGAGATAGCAGAGGTTCATGCGGCAATGGACCAGTTGAAGTCGCAGACGGAAAATGAAATGAAGGCCATAGAAGCGTCCTTGTCACAGAATTTAATGGACATTCAAGCTAAACATGATGAACAAAAGGAGACGTTATTGAAGGAAgcagaaaatgaaaagaatgCTAAGATTACGGAGAAAAATAccattaatgaaaaattgacTCAGGTTGAGCCAGAACTCGAAGCATTAAAGCGATTAGaattggaaagaaaagttGAATTACAACAATACCAATCTGAAGTACAGGCTTTAACCGCGGAGCTAGATGCAAGGCTAGGTGAACTGCAGAATGTTTCTGACGAACAAACAGAAGTCAATTTATCCATGGCAGCTCTTGAAGAGCGCAGAGTTCAAATTGAGAAGGATATTTCTGAATCCAATGCAGTAGTGgctaataataaagaattGTTGCAGAATCTCGAAAATCATCCTTCAATTGCGGCATTGGATAATCAAGTTTCAGAAGTTACGAGAACTGTTTCAGCAGTGGAGCAGGAGCACGCTGCACAAAAAGATGAACTAACTGAATTAAGCACCAAGAAAGAGCCCACTCTCTCGGCTGTCAACCCTCCAAAGATGGTAGAGGAAATAGACGTTCAGGAGATTTCGGAACTACCTGATGATGTGATCGTCCCTGAAGAACTTGACCGCTTATTACATAGTTCTAAACAAAAACCCCTAGGAAATCCATTTACCAGTCACGATGGGGACAGCCTGGACTTCACTCATGTACCCGCAAGCGCAAAGGCTGACAATGGAGAAGTAAAGATCTCACTAGATCCTAATGCAGAATCTAAAAAGCCAGTGAACCTTAGTAGTCTGAGCTCACGACCAAGAAACCCCCCATCTATCGCTACTACCAGCCCCGGCACAGCCAAGGGTAACTCTGAATACGAATACGAAactattgaagaagtaGTTATAGTCGAAGGCGACGGTACCAGAAGTGATTCCTCTAGACTAATTGCTGTTCCCTTGGAGCAATGA
- a CDS encoding uncharacterized protein (similar to Ashbya gossypii AFR309C) has translation MSSYFSNFSLDKIASTINTAAHKTQQKLNETQEQLTHAIHSINLDDPQTMLSLRTRKHQLQETLGTIKDISKLPPRYQFLERKCDAFEKVCSRILVVSKTFEVDGYDYPPNLAESISDWWGSSSKKDGVFWGFGKKSKNDKNKAEQKSSAEKKSNEGYIPPSFAQAISKAADDSITILKELNEEQLVNPSNGAETEDEDVDSLMPILEAWAEAQSNIDEAKQQMDQFMINEFNKKLDSLVNNDFLKVRALRKKVEESRLKFDTLRYELEMRKSGASQTKETFTTIESQQVNDKDKENEDNLKPTIHNNTGIGSSSDEEDQKFRLLLEKAEDEFVSNTTDAVAYMTQITDSVNLSTLVKLFHNFQLIYHKKCVQELQASLNVINTLTVEEDGEE, from the coding sequence ATGTCTAGTTATTTCTCCAACTTCAGCTTAGATAAGATAGCATCTACAATAAATACGGCAGCTCATAAGACGCAACAGAAACTTAATGAGACACAAGAACAATTGACTCATGCAATTCATAGTATTAATCTTGATGACCCCCAAACGATGCTCTCCTTGAGGACACGAAAACACCAACTACAAGAAACTTTGGGTACTATAAAGGACATATCGAAACTTCCACCACGGTACCAGTTTCTAGAAAGGAAATGCGATGCTTTTGAGAAAGTTTGCAGTAGGATTTTAGTGGTTTCAAAGAcctttgaagttgatggCTATGACTACCCTCCTAATTTGGCAGAGAGTATATCTGATTGGTGGGGATCTTCATCGAAAAAGGATGGAGTGTTTTGGGGATTTGGTAAGAAatctaaaaatgataaGAATAAGGCTGAACAGAAAAGCAGTGCTGAGAAGAAATCTAATGAAGGTTACATACCCCCTTCGTTTGCTCAAGCGATTTCAAAAGCTGCTGATGATTCGATTACAATTCTTAAAGAATTAAACGAAGAACAGCTTGTGAATCCTAGCAATGGGGCGGAAACAGAGGACGAAGATGTAGATTCTTTAATGCCGATCCTAGAGGCTTGGGCTGAAGCACAATCTAATATCGATGAAGCAAAGCAACAGATGGATCAATTCATGATTAACGAATTCAATAAAAAGCTAGATAGCCTAGTTAACAATGACTTTTTGAAAGTTCGTGCTTTGCGCAAGAAAGTGGAGGAATCGAGATTGAAGTTTGACACATTGAGGTACGAACTGGAGATGAGAAAGTCTGGCGCGTCGCAGACCAAGGAAACTTTTACTACCATCGAGTCACAACAGGTGAATGATAAGGATAAAGAGAACGAGGATAACTTAAAGCCTACTATTCACAATAATACCGGCATTGGGAGCTCttcagatgaagaggaCCAGAAATTCCGACTGTTACTCGAAAAAGCAGAGGATGAGTTTGTATCCAATACCACTGACGCGGTGGCATACATGACACAAATTACTGATTCTGTCAACCTATCCACCCTGGTTAAACTATTCCACAACTTTCAATTGATTTACCATAAAAAGTGTGTCCAAGAACTACAAGCCAGCTTGAATGTAATAAACACACTGACAgtagaagaagatggagaagaatGA